One Synechococcus sp. PROS-9-1 DNA window includes the following coding sequences:
- a CDS encoding glycosyltransferase family 4 protein: MAHIAWLGKKTPFCGNVTYGLSTTEALKKRGHQTSFIHFDNPGAPGSSNTSLLAHDPDVSLPYLVKSQVYTIPSPRAQRELRESLKRLQPDVVHASLTLSPLDFRLPELCQPLGIPLVATFHPPFDAGLRNLTAGTQQLSYQLYAPALSRYDRVIVFSDLQADVLNRLGVHETRLAVIPNGVDPERWSPAPSHPASISEELHNVRSRLGDQRIFLYMGRIATEKNVEALLRAWRLVKPAGCRLVIVGDGPLRSTLQNVYGNGIGDLLWWGYEANLNTRIALLQCAEVFVLPSLVEGLSIALLEAMACQCACVATDAGADGEVLAGGAGIVLSTQGVTTQLRTLLPVLRDQPLLTQELGRRARERVMERYRMVSNIDALEELYGTLIAKKALAA; this comes from the coding sequence GTGGCCCACATTGCCTGGCTCGGCAAAAAAACTCCGTTTTGCGGCAATGTCACCTACGGGCTGAGCACCACAGAAGCCCTAAAGAAACGCGGCCATCAAACCAGCTTCATTCATTTCGATAATCCTGGCGCGCCCGGTAGCAGCAACACGTCGTTGCTTGCACACGATCCAGATGTGAGCCTGCCCTATTTAGTGAAGTCTCAGGTGTACACGATTCCCTCCCCTAGGGCGCAGAGGGAGTTGCGTGAGTCCTTGAAGAGGCTTCAGCCCGATGTCGTGCACGCCAGCCTCACCCTTTCCCCCCTTGACTTCAGGCTTCCAGAGCTTTGCCAGCCGTTAGGCATTCCGCTGGTCGCGACCTTTCATCCACCGTTTGACGCAGGCTTGCGCAACCTCACAGCGGGCACGCAACAGCTCAGCTACCAGCTCTACGCGCCTGCTCTCTCCCGATACGACCGTGTCATTGTCTTTTCCGATCTTCAGGCGGACGTTCTGAACCGTTTAGGGGTCCACGAAACTCGCCTTGCTGTCATTCCCAATGGCGTGGATCCCGAGCGCTGGTCTCCGGCCCCAAGCCATCCCGCCTCGATCAGCGAGGAGCTCCATAACGTGCGCTCACGCCTTGGTGATCAGCGCATTTTTCTGTACATGGGGCGGATCGCAACCGAGAAGAATGTGGAAGCGTTATTGCGGGCCTGGCGACTGGTCAAGCCAGCGGGGTGCCGACTCGTGATCGTGGGTGACGGCCCCCTGCGCAGCACGCTGCAAAACGTGTACGGCAATGGGATCGGGGATCTGTTGTGGTGGGGCTATGAAGCAAATCTCAACACGCGCATCGCCCTGCTCCAGTGCGCTGAGGTGTTTGTGCTGCCATCGCTGGTGGAGGGGCTCTCCATTGCCCTTCTCGAGGCCATGGCCTGCCAATGCGCCTGCGTGGCCACGGATGCTGGAGCTGATGGAGAAGTGCTCGCAGGTGGGGCAGGCATCGTTCTCAGCACGCAAGGGGTCACCACCCAACTCCGCACCCTGCTGCCCGTTCTCCGTGATCAACCTCTGCTCACCCAGGAGCTAGGCCGGCGAGCGCGGGAGCGGGTCATGGAGCGCTACCGGATGGTGTCCAACATCGATGCTCTGGAAGAGCTTTACGGCACCCTGATCGCCAAGAAGGCCTTAGCCGCTTAA
- a CDS encoding MFS transporter → MSGPPLNSPDPALPTSANPEGRRGLQAVIHLDGFRRLWVGQIFSQLADKFYIVLMVYLIAQYWVTNTPDSNGALAEIASAIRMDFETRAQRITLLATGIYVANTIPAMVLGSVAGVWVDRWPKRRVMVASNGLRALLVLCTPLFLIPGPHWFGLSWGYWALLVMTFLESVLTQFFAPAEQATIPLLVPREHLLAANSLYQATSMGATIVGFALGDPILRGLNHLLQMVGINGGEFLLLPFCYGMAAISLSTIQMREPPRKDSSDSVWKEIVAGIQVLREQVSVRGAMVHLVVLYSLLAALYVLAISLASAIQGLGPTGFGTLLAMSGLGMAIGAVLVAQMGHRFSRRRLAAAGLGTITWCLIMLGQLRGNLSITLLLCGILGIGAALVAIPAQTTIQEDTPESQRGRVFGLQNNLINIALSLPLVLAGALVSSIGLIPVLWVLAALSLAAALWERPWERC, encoded by the coding sequence TTGAGCGGTCCTCCCCTAAACAGCCCGGACCCGGCCCTGCCCACCAGCGCCAATCCAGAGGGTCGCCGCGGCCTTCAAGCCGTGATCCATCTCGATGGCTTCCGACGCCTCTGGGTCGGCCAGATCTTCTCCCAACTCGCGGACAAGTTCTACATCGTCTTGATGGTGTATTTGATCGCCCAATACTGGGTGACCAATACACCGGATAGCAATGGCGCGCTTGCTGAAATCGCCTCTGCGATTCGCATGGATTTCGAGACGCGAGCCCAACGCATCACCTTGCTCGCTACCGGCATCTACGTCGCCAACACCATCCCAGCGATGGTGCTCGGATCCGTTGCGGGTGTGTGGGTCGACCGCTGGCCCAAACGCAGGGTGATGGTGGCCTCCAATGGCCTGCGGGCACTATTAGTGCTGTGCACCCCTCTGTTCCTGATCCCTGGACCCCACTGGTTTGGACTGAGCTGGGGATATTGGGCTCTGCTGGTCATGACCTTCCTCGAGTCGGTTCTGACCCAGTTTTTCGCCCCCGCCGAACAGGCGACGATCCCACTGCTGGTGCCAAGAGAACATCTTCTGGCCGCCAACTCCCTCTATCAAGCCACGAGCATGGGGGCCACAATCGTTGGCTTTGCCTTGGGCGATCCAATCCTGCGAGGACTCAACCACCTGCTTCAAATGGTGGGCATCAACGGTGGCGAATTTCTGCTTTTGCCGTTCTGTTACGGCATGGCGGCCATCAGTCTGAGCACCATCCAGATGCGCGAGCCACCGAGAAAAGACAGCAGCGATTCGGTCTGGAAAGAAATCGTGGCGGGGATACAGGTGCTTCGAGAGCAGGTATCCGTCCGCGGAGCCATGGTGCATCTCGTGGTGCTTTACAGCCTCCTAGCCGCGCTTTATGTCCTGGCGATCAGCCTGGCATCTGCCATCCAAGGGCTGGGGCCAACAGGCTTCGGCACCCTGCTAGCAATGAGCGGACTAGGAATGGCCATTGGCGCGGTGCTGGTGGCCCAAATGGGCCATCGCTTTAGCCGTCGGCGACTCGCCGCAGCCGGACTGGGCACGATCACCTGGTGTCTGATCATGCTCGGGCAACTGCGAGGAAATCTCAGCATCACCTTGCTGTTGTGCGGCATCCTCGGCATTGGTGCCGCTCTCGTAGCGATTCCTGCCCAGACCACGATTCAGGAGGACACTCCAGAATCCCAGCGAGGTCGGGTCTTCGGGCTTCAGAACAACCTGATCAACATTGCTCTCAGCCTGCCCCTGGTTCTTGCCGGCGCCCTGGTAAGCAGCATTGGCTTGATCCCGGTGCTCTGGGTGCTTGCGGCACTTTCTTTAGCTGCCGCTTTGTGGGAGCGTCCTTGGGAGCGCTGCTAA